One window of the Magnolia sinica isolate HGM2019 chromosome 19, MsV1, whole genome shotgun sequence genome contains the following:
- the LOC131234585 gene encoding uncharacterized protein LOC131234585, with translation MKMSTSDHHHSSFIDPVPTTNQVGQSSDSSASTLEGGIHNRRFRGPTVISEVANLPPNKQLNISWNKYGQPIGHKYNEFTRWLGILSRNGRLAPLDHDSWHHVPLSHKNEIWNEVKIKWNIDEERRNWVMKSIGASWKEWKKRLKKEHYKRYLTNEERLAHCPDRVEPTHWKWLVTYWSSDEGQARTQRNKINRSKHRMAHTAGSRSFAQVHEEERANNLSGESPDRETLFITTHRKKDGSVVNEESAHVIEMIEELRATQTAESSQSSTARDNLLSQILGPEHPGRVRMMGLGPTASTLWGTRNTIAELRRETDELRRHMNERVEQLVEERMKEQMAKHLEQMEQRMTERITEQMEQRMTERIIEQMMARMIDTMNSLAATDQTLGNVLNVEADLVSTPKNRLEAEGPQSKRSGNSTSILSNKSDALMFFSEILSNTPDLEAYMCIREIGDVASPLRQHMEGYSSYGCSSNACDPSTSCNPREAGSHAAMEGSCQSTNNSGEVIFQFNWSMANIFSSSGLKIRQCVS, from the exons ATGAAGATGTCGACCTCCGACCATCATCATTCGAGCTTTATTGACCCGGTCCCGACCACCAACCAGGTTGGACAGAGTTCAGATAGTTCAGCATCGACTCTGG AGGGTGGTATTCATAATAGACGATTTCGAGGCCCTACAGTCATCAGCGAGGTGGCGAACTTGCCACCCAATAAGCAACTGAATATCAGTTGGAATAAGTACGGGCAGCCCATTGGACATAAGTACAATGAATTTACAAGGTGGCTGGGCATTTTATCTAGGAATGGGCGCTTAGCGCCTCTTGATCACGATAGTTggcatcatgtgccactatctcACAAGAATGAGATTTGGAATGAAGTGAAG ATCAAGTGGAATATCGACGAGGAGCGTCGAAATTGGGTAATGAAGTCCATCGGAGCTTCATGGAAGGAGTGGAAGAAGAGGTTAAAAAAAGAACACTACAAGCGATATTTGACTAATGAGGAACGACTAGCTCACTGTCCTGATCGAGTGGAGCCGACACACTGGAAGTGGCTCGTCACCTATTGGTCAAGTGATGAAGGACAG GCCCGCACTCAAAGGAATAAAATCAACCGCAGCAAGCATCGTATGGCCCACACTGCTGGCTCAAGGAGCTTTGCTCAAGTGCATGAAGAAGAG cgGGCAAACAATCTTAGTGGAGAGTCTCCTGATCGGGAAACGTTGTTCATAACGACCCATcgaaagaaagatgggagtgttGTGAACGAGGAGTCGGCTCATGTTATT GAAATGATCGAGGAGTTACGGGCAACTCAGACTGCTGAGTCCTCTCAGAGTAGCACTGCCCGAGACAATCTCTTATCCCAGATATTAGGACCAGAGCATCCGGGCCGGGTCCGCATGATGGGGTTAGGTCCCACAGCTTCCACGTTATGGGGCACAAGAAATACCATTGCAGAACTCAGGAGGGAGACTGATGAGTTGCGACGACACATGAATGAGCGGGTAGAGCAACTAGTGGAGGAGCGGATGAAAGAACAGATGGCTAAGCATCTAGAGCAAATGGAGCAACGGATGACAGAGCGAATAACGGAGCAGATGGAGCAACGGATGACAGAGCGAATAATAGAGCAGATGATGGCACGAATGATAGATACTATGAACTCATTGGCTGCAACAGACCAAACTTTGGGCAATGTACTAAATGTAGAGGCTGACTTAGTCTCCACTCCTAAGAATAGACTTGAGGCTGAGGGACCTCAGTCGAAG AGAAGTGGAAATTCAACAAGCATTTTGTCTAATAAATCAGATGCTTTGATGTTCTTTTCTGAGATTTTGTCTAATACACCTGATTTGGAAGCATATATGTGTATAAGGGAGATTGGCGATGTTGCCTCACCTCTTCGTCAACACATGGAAGGCTACTCGTCATATGG GTGCTCATCAAATGCATGTGATCCTTCGACCAGCTGCAATCCACGTGAAGCAGGTTCACATGCTGCAATGGAAGGGAGTTGCCAATctacaaataatagtggtgaagTTATTTTCCAGTTCAACTGGAGTATGGCAAACATATTTTCCAGTTCAGGACTGAAGATTAGGCAATGTGTTTCCTGA
- the LOC131235435 gene encoding lupeol synthase 1-like yields MTCSTLFLKVLEDCPGDLSFWYCHISKGAWPFSTRDHGWPISDCTAEGLKASLLLSQIPSKTVGEPIDANRLYDAVNVILSLQEFGCQEDMMFCGVFDGHGPWGHYVAKRVRESLPSSLLCNWQETLAMSSITSEFLLESDKMLNRFDIWKESYLRTY; encoded by the exons ATGACCTGTTCCACTTTGTTTTTGAAGGTTTTGGAAGACTGCCCTGGTGATCTTAGTTTCTGGTATTGTCACATTTCTAAAGGTGCATGGCCTTTCTCAACTAGAgatcatggatggcccatatcagaTTGCACTGCAGAAGGTTTAAAG GCTTCACTCTTGTTGTCGCAGATTCCATCAAAAACTGTTGGTGAACCAATTGATGCAAACAGATTGTACGACGCAGTGAATGTCATTCTTTCActacag GAATTCGGATGCCAAGAAGACATGATGTTCTGTGGTGTGTTTGATGGCCATGGCCCTTGGGGACACTATGTAGCAAAAAGGGTCAGAGAATCGCTGCCATCATCTCTGCTTTGCAATTGGCAGGAGACTCTTGCTATGAGCTCAATTACATCAGAATTCCTTTTGGAATCTGATAAAATGCTTAATCGATTTGACATttggaaggaatcctatttgagaACTTATTGA
- the LOC131235436 gene encoding kinesin-like protein KIN-12D, which yields MAEARKNYAEEEEEVKLLEKSVEELEYPINVLENKGELVKGEVERQRLQREELKGDPTETVHVEGYVAVHVHLYFVLKTLNRPLIVLLILC from the exons ATGGCTGAGGCAAGGAAGAACTATgctgaagaagaggaggaggtgaAGCTGTTAGAGAAGTCTGTGGAAGAGCTAGAATATCCCATAAATGTATTGGAAAACAAG gGGGAGCTTGTCAAAGGAGAGGTTGAAAGGCAACGGTTGCAGAGAGAGGAGCTAAAAGGGGACCCtactgaaacagttcatgtggaaggctatgtggcagttcatgtgcatttgtattttgttttgaagactttaaatagaccattaattgttttgttgatattgtgctga